A genome region from Mus musculus strain 129S6/SvEvTac chromosome 11 genomic contig, GRCm38.p6 alternate locus group 129S6/SvEvTac 129S6/SVEVTAC_MMCHR11_CTG1 includes the following:
- the Olfr319 gene encoding olfactory receptor 319 (The RefSeq protein has 3 substitutions compared to this genomic sequence), translated as METGNHSCGTDFTLVGLFQYGHMDTFLFTVISILFAVALIGNITLVLLIRLDRRLHTPMYFFLSQLSIIDMMCISTTVPKMGANFISDTKAISVLGCEIQVFMFMSLAGCEALLLGFMSYDRYIAICQPLHYPVLMSRKICCSMVASAWSSSSINALAHTVYVFQLPFCGSRMVNHFFCEVPSLLPLVCEDTSQYEHMIVMSVLVLVLLPFLAILASYARVLVVVFQMGSGQGQSRAVSTCSSHLTVASLFYVTGLCTYTQPHSLHSPGRDKVVAVLYSIVTPVLNPFIYSLRNKEVIGALRRQMG; from the coding sequence ATGGAGACAGGAAACCACAGCTGCGGGACAGACTTCACCTTGGTTGGTCTTTTCCAGTATGGACACATGGACACCTTCCTCTTCACAGTCATCTCCATCCTCTTTGCAGTGGCTCTCATAGGCAACATCACACTGGTCCTCCTCATCAGGCTGGATAGAAGACTCcacacccccatgtacttcttcctcagccAGCTCTCCATCATCGACATGATGTGCATATCTACCACTGTGCCCAAGATGGGAGCTAACTTCCTCTCAGACACCAAGGCCATTTCCGTTTTAGGATGTGAGATCCAAGTCTTTATGTTTATGAGTCTTGCTGGGTGTGAAGCTCTCCTGCTGGGCTTCATGTCCTATGACAGGTATATAGCCATCTGCCAACCCTTGCACTACCCTGTGCTCATGAGCAGGAAGATCTGCTGCTCCATGGTCGCCAGTGCCTGGAGCAGCAGCTCCATCAATGCTTTAGCGCATACAGTGTATGTGTTTCAACTTCCTTTCTGTGGGTCTAGGATGGTTAACCACTTTTTCTGTGAGGTTCCATCTCTCCTGCCACTTGTGTGTGAAGACACATCCCAGTATGAGCATATGATTGTCATGAGTGTCCTTGTCCTTGTGTTGTTCCCCTTCCTGGCCATCCTAGCTTCCTATGCTCGGGTCTTGGTTGTTGTATTCCAGATGGGTTCAGGGAAGGGACAGAGTAGAGCTGTGTCCACCTGCTCCTCCCACCTGACTGTGGCCAGTCTGTTCTATGTCACCGGTCTCTGCACCTACACCCAGCCACACTCCTTGCATTCTCCTGGAAGGGACAAAGTGGTGGCTGTGCTCTACTCAATCGTCACCCCTGTTCTGAACCCATTCATCTATAGTCTGAGGAACAAGGAGGTCATTGGGGCGCTGAGGAGACAAATGGGGTGA